The following proteins are co-located in the Triticum aestivum cultivar Chinese Spring chromosome 1A, IWGSC CS RefSeq v2.1, whole genome shotgun sequence genome:
- the LOC123175772 gene encoding non-specific lipid-transfer protein EPAD1: protein MRAFATAAWVVLLLAAAALVSVSSASASISASVDPSGCNATQLATAIVKNCVEEFEPTNAAACCSSVLPTVDMAGCLCLVVDEPQLALSGTTSQAVFSLYLKCGGKRRSQDKPYEACDDFFATSPPSLPAPASPAPPASPRDMYYPPTPVNEDSSYKIELSTDVGVWVTVIVYLIVMGFAVYERLTRGGNDNEGGQEVNNDQDPEGQGNPRPDGAA, encoded by the exons ATGAGGGCTTTTGCGACCGCAGCTTGGGTGGTGTTGCTgctcgcggcggcggcgctcgTCTCTGTCTCCTCGGCATCCGCTTCGATCTCGGCCTCCGTGGACCCATCAG GTTGCAATGCCACCCAGCTGGCCACCGCTATTGTCAAGAACTGTGTGGAAGAGTTTGAGCCAACCAATGCCGCTGCCTGCTGTTCCTCGGTTCTGCCCACAGTGGACATGGCCGGCTGCCTCTGCTTGGTGGTCGATGAGCCTCAGCTGGCGCTATCGGGCACCACCTCCCAGGCCGTGTTCAGTCTTTACCTGAAGTGTGGAGGTAAGAGACGTTCCCAGGACAAGCCGTACGAGGCATGCGATGATTTCTTTGCGACGTCTCCGCCATCCCTGCCAGCGCCCGCCAGTCCGGCGCCTCCTGCATCACCAAGGGACATGTACTACCCTCCAACTCCCGTCAATGAGGATTCAAGTTACAAGATCGAGTTGTCCACAGATGTTGGCGTTTGGGTGACCGTGATAGTCTACCTGATTGTCATGGGCTTCGCAGTTTACGAGCGTCTGACTCGTG GAGGAAATGACAACGAGGGTGGGCAAGAGGTGAACAATGACCAGGATCCAGAGGGGCAAGGAAACCCTCGGCCGGACGGAGCTGCTTGA